In Arthrobacter burdickii, one DNA window encodes the following:
- the nucS gene encoding endonuclease NucS, whose product MRLVIARCSVDYVGRLRAHLPLATRLLMVKSDGSVLVHSDGGSYKPLNWMSPPATLRVSEPDDADRAEGITEVWTVQHAKSDDRLVISIREQLHESSHDLGVDPGLVKDGVEADLQRLLAGQIELLGAGFTLIRREYMTAIGPVDILARDAEGRTVAIELKRRGDIDGVEQLTRYLELLNRDPLMAPVRGVFAAQQIKPQARVLATDRGIDCLTLDYDAMRGVDDSASRLF is encoded by the coding sequence GTGCGTTTAGTAATAGCCCGCTGCTCCGTCGACTACGTCGGCCGCCTCCGGGCGCATCTCCCGCTTGCCACGCGGCTCCTCATGGTGAAGTCGGACGGCTCCGTCCTGGTCCATTCCGACGGCGGCTCCTACAAGCCCCTGAACTGGATGAGCCCGCCCGCGACCCTTCGAGTGAGCGAGCCCGACGACGCCGACCGCGCCGAAGGCATCACCGAAGTCTGGACCGTCCAGCATGCCAAGAGCGACGATCGGCTCGTCATCAGCATCCGCGAGCAGTTGCACGAATCCTCGCACGACCTCGGCGTGGACCCCGGGCTCGTCAAGGACGGCGTCGAGGCGGACCTCCAGCGGCTCCTCGCCGGGCAGATCGAGCTCCTCGGAGCCGGGTTCACCCTGATCCGCCGCGAGTACATGACGGCCATCGGTCCCGTGGACATCCTGGCCCGGGACGCGGAGGGCCGCACGGTGGCGATCGAACTGAAGCGTCGCGGGGACATCGACGGCGTCGAGCAACTCACCCGGTATCTCGAACTGCTCAACCGCGATCCGCTCATGGCGCCGGTCCGTGGAGTCTTCGCCGCCCAGCAGATCAAGCCGCAGGCCCGCGTGCTCGCCACGGACCGGGGCATCGACTGCCTGACGCTGGACTACGACGCCATGCGGGGCGTCGACGACAGCGCGTCCCGCCTCTTCTGA
- a CDS encoding N-acetylglucosamine-6-phosphate deacetylase, with product MALSSGTPTALSGRLVTDAGIVDDGVLRWDGSRITEAGQAAGGAPAERLPEGFLILPGLIDLHCHGAGGGDFTSGSPADLEAATAYLHRSGTTTLLASTCAAPLEDLEAAFERLAVATEAGLVAGIHAEGPFLSRERNGAHDPAFLLLPTQEDVARLVAAGRGHLTSMTYAPELPGSDVLVYELVTHGVIPSIGHTDSSTEETTAALDLINEELASTGFAGFSGRPTATHLFNAMPAIHHRSPGPVPLLLQRARAGEIAVELIADNVHLHPETVRMAFTIAGSENICLVSDSTAAAGCASGTYRLGRSEIAIVGDSAVLTASGGLAGGAASLLDVVRCAVEAGVPAEDAVRSATAVPAGVLGLADEVGSLRSGLRADALVVSPDLQLKGVLRSGTWVRPLEL from the coding sequence ATGGCCCTCTCGAGCGGAACACCCACTGCCCTGTCCGGACGACTGGTGACCGACGCGGGCATCGTCGACGACGGCGTGCTGCGCTGGGACGGTTCACGCATCACCGAGGCGGGACAGGCTGCGGGCGGTGCCCCTGCCGAGAGGCTTCCCGAGGGCTTCCTGATCCTCCCGGGGCTCATCGACCTCCACTGCCACGGTGCGGGTGGCGGAGACTTCACCTCGGGCTCCCCTGCCGACCTCGAGGCGGCGACAGCGTACCTGCACCGCAGCGGCACGACGACGCTGCTCGCCAGCACCTGCGCGGCCCCGCTGGAGGACCTCGAGGCCGCCTTCGAAAGGCTCGCCGTGGCGACCGAGGCCGGACTGGTCGCCGGCATCCACGCCGAAGGGCCCTTCCTGTCCCGGGAGCGCAACGGCGCCCATGACCCGGCGTTCCTCCTCCTGCCGACGCAGGAGGACGTCGCACGGCTCGTCGCCGCGGGAAGAGGGCACCTCACCTCCATGACCTACGCCCCGGAACTGCCCGGCAGCGACGTCCTCGTCTACGAACTCGTCACGCACGGCGTCATCCCGTCCATCGGGCACACGGACAGCTCGACGGAGGAGACCACCGCGGCCCTCGACCTCATCAACGAGGAACTGGCCTCCACCGGCTTCGCAGGGTTCAGCGGGCGGCCGACAGCCACGCACCTGTTCAACGCCATGCCCGCGATCCACCACCGCTCCCCCGGCCCCGTACCGCTGCTCCTGCAGCGCGCCCGGGCCGGCGAGATCGCCGTCGAACTCATCGCCGACAACGTGCACCTGCACCCCGAGACTGTACGCATGGCGTTCACCATCGCGGGTTCTGAGAACATCTGCCTGGTCAGCGACTCGACGGCGGCCGCAGGGTGCGCGTCCGGCACCTACCGGCTGGGACGGAGCGAGATCGCCATCGTCGGAGATTCCGCCGTCCTGACGGCGTCGGGCGGTCTGGCCGGCGGCGCCGCGAGCCTGCTCGACGTGGTGCGCTGCGCCGTCGAGGCGGGCGTCCCCGCGGAGGATGCCGTCCGCTCCGCGACGGCAGTGCCGGCGGGCGTCCTGGGACTGGCCGACGAAGTGGGGAGCCTGCGGAGCGGGCTGCGTGCCGACGCCCTGGTGGTCTCCCCCGACCTGCAGCTGAAGGGTGTGCTGCGAAGCGGGACCTGGGTCCGACCGCTGGAACTCTAG